A window of Oryza glaberrima chromosome 2, OglaRS2, whole genome shotgun sequence genomic DNA:
ACACGCTCTGTTTGGCCATCTGTTTGCGGGTGATATGTTGTGCTCATCTGTAATTGAGTGTCCCAAGTAGCAAAAAGAGTTGTCCAGAACTTGCTAGTAAAGAGACGATCACGATCAGACACAATAGAACGAGGGATGCCATGAGTTTTAAATACAGTTTTGTCCACCAGATGAGTCACTTGTGATGCAGTGAATGGATGATGCAAAGGAATGAAATTCGCATACTTAGTAAAAcgatccaccaccaccaaaatTGCATTATAACCATCAGAGCGCGGTAAACCTTCAATAAAATCCATGGAGATGTCCTGCCAGGCCTCTTTTGGAATTGGGAGAGGAGCTAACAGTCCAGGAAGCCGACAGTGTTCATGTTTGGCCTGTTGGCAAACCTGACATTGCTtcacaaaattttcaacatCCAACTTGAGACCAGGCCaagcaaataatttcttaatCCGATGATAAGTAGCAACAATCCCAGAATGGCCACCAAGTGCAGAAGCATGAAAAGCTTGAATCAACTTAGTATGCAGTCCTGCATTGGATCCAATCCAAATCTTATTCTGGAATCTAATAATCCCTTGTGTCAATGAATACCCTTGAGAATTAGGAGAATGCACAGCCAACTCAGCTAGTAGCTGCTGAGCTTGAGGATCCACTGTATAAGAATTGATCACCTCCTGAATCCAGATCGGTTGGACCACAGAAAGAGCACAAAATTGAGAGGAGGAAGGCATTCTAGATAAAGCATCAGCAACAATATTATCAACCCCTCTCTTGTATTGAAAAGAATATTGCAAACCCATCAATTTAGTCATTGCCTTTTGTTGTAATTCAGTCCCCAATATTTGATCATCCAAATGACACAAGCTTTTGTGATCTGTTTTAATGATAAATGGACCTCTCTGCAGATAACATCTCCACTTATCCACAGCCATCATAATAGCTAGAAACTCTTTTTCGTAAATGGACAATTTCTGATTAACAGAACCCAAAGTTTTGCTATAATAAGCAATAGGGTGACCCTGCTGACTTAAAACAGCACCAAGACCATAAGCACATGCATCAGTCTCCAAAGTAAAAGGAAGCTGAAAATTGGGCAAAGCTAACACTGGAGTGTTACTCATAGCTGTCTTCAACTCATCAAAAGCAAGCTGAGCAGCATCAGTCCAAAGAAAGGCCTTCTTCTTCAACAAGAGTGTCAATGGTCGTGCTATGATACTATAACCCTGAACAAATTTTCTGTAATAGCCTGTCAGTCCCAAAAATCCCCTCAATTCAGTAACAGAAGTAGGCACAGGCCAAGCCAGCATTGCTGCTGTCTTCTCAGGATCAGTACTAACTCCTTTGTTAGAAATGATATGTCCTAAGTATTCCAGTTGAGGGCAAGCAAAAGAGCATTTAGACCTCTTAGCAAATAACTGGTGTTGCctcaaaataacaaaaacttGCTGAAGATGATGCAAATGACTATCAAGGTCAGGGCTATAAACTAAGATATCATCCATAAACACCAACACAAACTTCCTGATAAATGGTGCAAAGACTGAGTTCATAAGGCACTGAAAGGTGGAGGGTGCATTCGTGAGACCAAATGGCATAACCCTACACTGAAATTGCCCATGATGTGTCTTAAAGGCTGTCTTGGCTTCATCAGTTTCCACCATTCGAATTTGATGATACCCAGCTTTCAAGTCCAGTTTAGAGAAGAATTTAGTGCCTGAGAGCTCATCCAATAATTCATCAACAACCGGCATAGGAAACTTACTTTTAATGGTGAGAGCATTTAATCTTCTGTAATCCACACAAAAACGCCAACTACCATCCTTTTTCTTGACAAGTAAAACAGGTGATGCATAGGGACTCATACTAGGTGTAATTAAACCAACATCAATCATTTCTTTCACCTGTTTCTCAATCTCGTCTTTTTGTAATGGAGAATAGCGATAAGGTCTGCAGTTGACAGGAGTAGCATCAGGTACTAGAGAAATAGCATGATCAAAAACCCTGTGTGGGGGAAGACACTTAAGATCGTGAAAGACATCGTCAAAGTCAGTTAACAATTGTTGCACCGAAGAAGGAATCACATGCTGGACATCATCCTGGGAATGTTCCAACAAAGCAGCAACCCATATTTCACAACCCTTATGCCATTTCAAAAGTTGTGGCAGAGTGACAGCAGCAATTTCAGAAGGGACTGCAGCATCTTGTACTCCTTGAAGAGAAATCCAAGACCCTTGATACTGAAACTTGAGTGTTTTATTAGCCCAATGACAAGACATTTCCCCCCATTGCTCAAGCCAGTCCATAGCCAAGATGGCATCGTGACCCCCCAAAGTGACCACCCTCATGTCATAAGTAAATGTGTGCCCCTGAATCCACCAAGAAAAACCAGGAACCACATACTGACAAGGTAAGCAATCACCATTAGCAACTTTCACCAGAGTAGAAGGAATTGGTTTTAGAGGTAAACCCAGCATCTGTGCAAAGTTGTAATCAATAAAGCTGTGAGAGCTGCCAGAATCCACCAAAAGTAACAAGACTTTACTGTGAACCAATGCTCTCAAACGAATAGTAGTAGGAAGGTGAGCTTCTGTCAATGCATTCAGAGAAATATGACagtcctcctcatcatcagattGTTCTGCAGCAATAACAGCATCCAATATGTCATCAGTGAGCACCTCTTCCAACTGCATAGCTTTGATTTGGCCTCCAACAGCACAACGATGTTCAGGAGTATATTTGTCACTACACTTAAAACAAAGACCCTGAGCATGTCGATAGTCTTTCAACTGCTTAGCCTTCCATAGATCCCCTTTATCTACTCGACCTGGAGTAGTATCAGAACTGACATCACTCTTGTACTGAGGAAGTTTCACAAATTTCCCTTTGAGAGCTTTGGTAGCTCTACTAGCCAAGACAGATTCCTGCATAAGAGCAATAGCAGATGCTTTCTGTACAGTGTCAGGCAATTGAACAACAACAGCAGCTCGAATTTCTTCAGTAAGACCATTCATAAAACGAGTCACTAACATTTTACCCCCCACAGATGGATCAAACACTCTGATCTGATAGACAAGAGAATCAAATTGTTCTTTATACTCAGTCACTGTACCAGTTTGAGTCAGAGTATCTAGTGCAGACATTTTCTCACGTTCCACAACACCCTCAAATTCTGTTGCGACTGCCATTCTAAACTGATCCCAAGAGTTAACCTCATTCACTAACTTATAAGAATGATACCATTGAGCCGCATTTCCCGACATATGCAACACAGCAGCAGAGACTTTGAAATTTTGAGTGATTTGGTACATGTCAAAATAAGTCTCACACATATCCAACCAAATCCGCACATCAGAACCATCGAAACGAGGAAAATCCATTTTAGGAAGTGGCTGATGATGCCAATAAATCCCATCACCAAAACCACGACCCAAATCAACCCCATCCAACACAGGAGGAACAGGTGGATTCAATGGCGGAGGAGTCGCGGAACCACTTGCACTAACCTGCGAGATCCCGGAAGGCGAACCCAAAATCCCGGCCTGATCAGAGCAGCTGGCCACCCGCTTCATCGAACGGGCCAACTCAGCACACTCTTGCTGCACCTTGCCGACGGAATCCATGGCGAGATCCACCTTGGTAGTCACCTTCTCGAGACTGCCACCTTGGGAATCCAGCCGCTGATCAATCTCGTGCATCCACTTTGTGATGCCTTCCAACTTCTCCAAGAGTTTGGACTCCATGGAGTCCATAGCTTGCTTCAAAGGGGCTGAAAGTTTTGCGGGCGCCGTGGTGAATCAGGAAGAATCCAACGCACGGCGACGCCCACAACCTGTCTCTGATACCACTGTAACACTACGCCACCGCGAaactcgccgccgacgagagagagagatatttaGACGAGATCGGAGTTGGGGATGAAGAGAAACAGAGCTGAGGCAGAGGGGAGACAGAgtttggagagagagatagattcGATTTCTTTTTGCCAGGTTGGCCACAGCCATTCTCTCTCTCGAGTATTTATCTCCTGATTACATGGACCGTTGGCCCAAACGATTTAAGGCACGCAGGCCGCATTCTATTTGATAAAGTCTAGCCCAAAACACACACACTATCATTCACAGTTAAACCTCTTTCTCAGTGTCACCATTGCCGGTCATGACAGCTCCCCATCTTCCCCTCGCCTTCCCGTGTTAccaaggaggagaaggagaaaatTAGCCGGCGAGGAGTCGCGTGGCGCgggcactagctagctagggcaacgagctgccgctgctgctacacgcgggcggcggtggcggccggaaAGCCGGAGTTCGCGCCGTGATGATGGATGTCATTTGGGCTCTAATGGGCTTAGGTCTCGGATTTTTGGGCCATGATGGGCTTTTTATTTTGGGGCCTCCAGTGAATGGGCCTCAGCCCTTCACGCTTTAGGAAGTCCtcatctcagaaaaaaaaaagaagaaaagaaaaaaaaaaaggaatccgagcagccacgtcgccggcgacgccgcccgccCTGACCGACGACgaaccggccgccgcccgccggcgagggagatgaagacggtGAGCCTCGGCGCCGCCAGGCCTTCGTCTGTCAAGTTCCGCATGTACGTcgtctccccctctcccctgcCCCTCTCTCGGCAGCGTTGCTTCTGCATCTCCACCTCCTGACCTCCGCCGCCTACGCGGCCGCGCCGCAGGCCGACGAGGGATAACCTGGTGCCGATACGCGTCGACGTCGAGGTGGACGGCCAGCGCTACAGGGACGCCTTCACCTGGAACCCATGCGgtatcgcctcctcctcctcctcctcctcctcctctgggtTGGTTGCTTGCTGCCTCGTCTGCTCCGATCCaaatcttcctcttcctctgttGCGCTGGTGCAGACCCCGACTCGGAGATCATAAGCTTCGCGAAGAGGACGGCCAAGGACCTCAAGCTGCCGGCCAACTTCGTCCCCCAGATGCTCCACTCCATCCAGGTGCCCCCCTTTGGATTCCATCCTAAGATGAATGTTTCATACAGGGTGTCCTGCAAATCTTGCAAGATTGTATTCATATGTGTTCTTTGTGTGTTTCTAACAGGGGCAACTGGCCGAGTTCCGTTCCTACGAGGGAGAGGAGATGCAGATCAGGGAGAAGATTGTGCCCCTCAAGGTTTGCCTTCTCTTGCTAACCGCAGATTGTCTTTTGTACCTTTTGTTTCAACCATATGAATTGGAGTGGTGATGAATGTGCAGATTGACCTCCGGATAAACAATACTGTAATTAGAGATCAGTTCTTGTGGGTAAGTGTGCATCTGTACATTTCAGGATTCTTGTGTTTATTTGGAAGATTTTCCATTATCGAGTTGTTCGAATATGTTGTTTACTTAACTTTCTGTCTTCACGCCAATTTTTGAATTGCAGGATATAGGCAACCTGGATAGTGATCCTGAGGAATTTGCAAGGACGCTATGTGACGATTTGAACATTACAGATCCTGAAGTTGGGGTATGCTTTGAAATTCTGAATTCCTGATGaattatgttttcctttttgacACAGTTTATTCATTTGAAGTATCATGTCTGAGAAGGTTGGTTCCTTGTCActtggataattttttttttaaaaaaaaaaactaatttgtaACTGAGTTTGAATGAGGGAATGACCGTGTCCTACCGAGCATGTATGTGAAAGAAAAACCTCATGTTGGCCTGTCCTCTTCATTTTGAATCATTGGGGTTATGTTGCACACTTGTCTTTTAGTGGTAATTTTGGCTCGGTGTATATGCCATCAACCTATAGTTTTATGTGCTATTAACTTGAAACTCTTGTTTAAACCTACTTGCAACTAATGACAAAAGAGCTCTTTCAATTATTGCTGCTATTGGACCCAACTCTACTATTCGACTTTTGTAAGTATGGTAAAATCTTGTAGTGCCATTATATTCCATTGGATTTTGAAGTGGCAAAGCTTTGAGTGCTTGTGATTCTTTGCATAGTTTCTTGCTGGTGATGTTTTCCTGTAAAcacataattttattatttctgcAACTTTGTTTTGGATTGACAAAGTATTGTGATTGATGTGCAGCCTGCAATAGCTGTCTCCATCCGCGAGCAGCTTTATGAGGTTAGCTATACTGCCCTTGCTATTTGAGTTTGCAAAAAATTGGCTGTAATTGCTTTACACGTTTATGGTTACCCTCTTATTCGGTAAGATCGTTGTTGATACGAAAAAAACAGTAATATTTGTCTTTGCAGATTGCTAGTCAAAGTGTTTCTGCTATGAGGGAAGCAGCTAGAGTTTCAAAGAAGGGGAGGCGAGCACCAGAATTTGCTTCAAATAGGTCTGTGCAAGTGTCTAGTGTTATTTAAGTTTCAATGGAACTGTGCGACAAATGAATATTCAAGCTACACTCTATCCTTTTTGGTATATTTCAAATTTCTGTGACCATGTTTTTGCAGTAAAGCCATGAACAATTCACTAGATCTATTCAAGTATTTCGGCAGCAAAGGGAGTGTCGTTCGGTAAGCTCTGCTGTTACAGAAGCTTTTGatatgttaattaatgcttatatgtTCGCCTGTATGAGGGATCAGATCCATTGTTCCCCATCAATAAGCGACGAAGGCAAAGAATTTTCGCAGCTTTATCCATTGTTTAATTGTGGAGTATCATTTATCATGATTACTACTATTTGGTCTTAACTTAAGTTGCTCTTGTATTTCCTCTGTAACAGGAAAAGGAAGGAATGGTACTTGTATGAGCCTGTTGTAGATGTCGTAACTAATGAAGAAGTTGGAGTAACTGATGCAACAGAGGAGATTAACTCCAGGTGAGGAATGATCACATATAATCAGTGAACTCCATTTATTGTTCTAGATGTGACTATGAGCCATTATTTGTGGGCTTCCCTCTTGACTTGGAGCTGCAACCGAAAACAATTGTGGCCAGGAATGCATGAGCTGAAGCTGTAAACTGTACCGCATTTGATGATCCTGACGTGTTGAAAAGAAGGATGAGAGCCTCCAACCCATGTTACACCAATGCTGTTTGCAAAGCTTTCTGGTTGTGACTGCAGACCTCAGGAAAGAAGCCATTTCAATGTTTGTGTTTGGAAGGGAGGGCGAGCATTAGGAGCATTAGGTACCTGGCTAGGTTAGCTCTGTTCTGTAGATGTGTAATGTGTTGTACTCataaaaaaactgcatggaaGCCATGGAATGTGACCTACCTGTATGGAGCTTGCCCTTCAGTTTGCTATTGTCTCGACCATGTTTTGGGCTTGTGATGTGTTTATTTTTTGGAAGAAGTGTTTTTTAGGCCGTCAGAGTTTAGGCCTACTAATTAAGCCTTGGACTTTTCGCATCTCTCATGGATTAAGTATGGATTGATTGTTGATACTCCTATGTCAATCAATTGGATCAGAGTATGTATTTGTATGATTCCCATCCAAATGTGGATATAGAATTCATAGACCTGGGCTACGGAATACCCTGTTTATGGCGTGTGGGGATATTCAGATAATCCGTAAATCAGATATATTTCGTCTAAAAAATTGCAAATCGGATATTGTAGTCAGATTGGTTGGAATTTGGAGAGCCTACTCCTGGCCCGTCATGTTTTcttcatccttttttttaatccaaacAAAGTGatcaatttattatatattattataatataataacaaTTCTATAGAAAAGGAGTTGAttatccaaaaatatatataagggGTTGAATCTGTGTAATTGAAAGCGCTTGTAACGATGGTCAATGAATCTACTAATATTGTACAACATtttataaaagagaaaaatccaaCAAATATTTGAGACAACGCATCACCGCTTTCAAGGTTAGACTAGTATTTCCACTCAGAAAACGTTGCCAGATGGAGTGACAGCCAACTGATCAAATCCACTATCAACAAAGAAGGCCCACCCCGGGCCCAGACCATAATAGATAACAATGCCAGCTCAGACATCAGCTGCACACCACCTCTAGGAGCGAGTTCAATAATAGACTACAAATAAACTATATACACATGTGAAGAAgataagagaaaagagagaagaaaagcgggctacagatttgtagtcagTTATAGCATGGACTTCAAAATATTATGTGTGTATAAGAtatgagaccatatattaattatttagtatatatttatatgtaactattgtatggatgAGCTATCAAATTActttctccgtcctaaaatataataatttttagctataaatctggacatatagTTGTAGAGAAATTGTAGCTAATagtagctatactattaaacttcctcTAAGACACATTGATGTGGCACACTGGGTCCAAAAGACTAGTCATTGCCATGAAAGGCAAAAGGCACATTAGCCCATAACGGCATGAACAATGTTGTCATCTGCAAGGTTGTGCTGGCCTGCTGGGTTAGTTGTAGTTTTGGATTATATATTGATTCAGGgcaattttaaagtttgatttttACGAAAAATTTTAAGTAGATATTCACCTATGTTGTTGGCTATCAGCCTATCACCAAAATGGAGCTAGACGATAAAAGTGAAGAATAGAACCACTAAAATTAATTCTAAGATTAAATTCAAAACAAACTTTAGAGATTAACGCCCAAAGCAcaattaaacacagcctaaacttTGTTGGGCTTTCTAAAAAAAGCCGGATCACTCTGGTGATATGTTTtataaaatgaaaaacacagCCTAAACTTTTCTGTTTTAGTAGTGGATGTATGTATCCATCCCTTAGAATATATCATGGGGGAAAGGAAACTCTCGTTCTTCTACATCCAGTTAGAACGAAGGAGGGTTCACTCCCTAACTTGTCAAAAATTACCATATCTCATATTTTAGACAAGTTTGATCAAGTCAACTCATTGTTTGGTTTATGATCACACTTGTGGCAAGATTCTCTCTTATTTCtcatggtcccacatgtcatcaactCAAAAAAGTGTGGCACATCTTTTTTTCTAGCTAatgtgtgacttatttttttattgaccACAACTAAGGTAAAATGTGGCACAAAAGTATGATAAATGATGACAATATTAGTACAGCATCCAAAAAACCTTATACCAGAACTAAGTTTTGTTCCTGCAAAATTTCTTCTAAAATTCTCCTTTCCTTGTGAGGACTCGACTTGACCCTACCAATTAGACCGAATCAGTTTTCCTACATACTAACCTCCATCTCAAATATAGCTACTAAGCTTATAacataagttgttatattttagaatgaaggtAGTACTTTTATAATGTCattggcaatttttttttactttcgttgAATATAAAGATAGTTTAGCTAGCCTTTACCATTGTAGAGATGAAAATTACTATAATGGAGCAGGTATAATAGATCACGTTTAttagctactacctccgtcccataaaaccTGACGTTTAAAGGTTCTACCAGTGTCCCATAAAACATGTCGTTTGAGCAATTTAATGGCCATctgttttgaatttttgaatgtGCTCATGATTGCTTTGCCACGTGTTTTTTGTGGTCATAACTTCAGTGTGCAGAGATATATAAGTATTCCTACTGAATGCCCTGCACTCAATGAAATGACATCTGATTATTATTAAGTGAGGGCAACTTGGTTATTTTTCCTTCTAGCTAATTTGCTTTTGAAACCTTAAAGCGTCATgttttgtgggacggaggaagtagctattAGCCTAGCTATACCAGTACAATCAAATGTGGAAGAgatagaaaaggaaaggaaatatAAAGTGAGCTATTAACTTAGCCATGTCAGTACAATCAAATGCAACCGCCGTACCTTGGCAGCCACCAAGGGCAAAGGAGGCCTGCATCGGCGGAGTAGCCAACCACATGCCAGATGCGTAGGATGCTGGCAAAGCTTGAGGCGGCGGGCCGGGCAATTCCCTGTTTCGATCGACCCATGGTATAACAAGATTGTGTTGGCTGATTGGTATTGTGAGAAGGTATTTGGAGTCAGTGAAGGATTTACCGCTAAACCCTAGCATTTTTTTATAGGGACGAGAAAGATGGCACACGGGATGCAAAAGGCCCACAAAACGTGTGGTCTATGGACAGTATCGGCTGATATACAGGCTCCATGTTTGCTTATTTATGCATCTTGTTGCTCGGCCGGGCCGCCGATTGCATGAGTGCCTGCttcattctctctcttcctttgtATCTCATCCAGCTTGGATTGTGATGACATGTATGGGCTAATAGTAGGCTGATTAGCCCTTATTATACTTGCCCTAATCTACAGCTGGCTCTGGAAGGGCTTCAAGATAGATGCAGTGCAGCTGCCAACTTAAAAAGATACAAATGTGGAACCTCACATAGATTAAATTAAGTTAGAAGAGCCTATCTATTGTATCAGTTATCTCTTGAGTTGATTGTAGGTGATTTGAAAAAGAAATCGAAGATATTGGTAGATTATATTATTAGATTTACTCTTATCACCACCAGGTCAAGAGACGGTTAAGGGAAAGGCAGGCTTGGCTCGTGTTGCAGATGGCCTAAAGAGCGGTGTTGACTACTTGACTGGTGGCGCAAATCAGTGACGATGGTTACACATAAGCGAAATGACATCATGCTTCATGACCTTCCAGTTGCATCCCTTCGATCTTTAGCTGCAGGCTCCCATGATTTCCGAGAGAATGCAACAATACCGTGGCCTAAAAGAAAACATGGTTCGGATGGTAAGTTGGAAACCAAGTCTTATATATGACATTTTTGATGAGACACATGAAAGCATGGTGTGTTGGTTTAACAATGATGAGAATCGGTAACAAAGAAGACTGCGTGATAAGGGCAGTAGCTTTCCAGCTACACAAAGACAAGTTCAAGTTGCCATTAGCCACAGAAGGTGAAGACACCAaacatgttttattttcaagGTTGAAATTAAagtataataacaaaacaaacataacagtttttttttccatttttttaaaaaagggggacacatatgctaattatgtACACCctcattttataaaaatataagtacttTTACTTTCTCTGACCCAAAATATAACATCTTCCAGAGCTCAAATTTTATCATGAATATAACAACATAATACttgtaaaatatgattttaCCACTAAACTATCCATACTATCATTTGCTATTATAGTCTCAATGCAATAAGTCCGGACATATATCTCATCCACCCCAATAATGCaaccaagtttttctttttaccaccaTTTCCTTAACACCCTATACCGAATGCTAAAACTTATTACATTTTGGGATAGGTGGaatagagtttttttaaaatatgattaaggaTATATGTGAAATTAAATGAGGATGGTGGTGCTAGATTAAGATGAGAAAttagatgaaaaaaatcaaagagaT
This region includes:
- the LOC127761321 gene encoding chromatin structure-remodeling complex protein BSH, whose protein sequence is MKTVSLGAARPSSVKFRMPTRDNLVPIRVDVEVDGQRYRDAFTWNPCDPDSEIISFAKRTAKDLKLPANFVPQMLHSIQGQLAEFRSYEGEEMQIREKIVPLKIDLRINNTVIRDQFLWDIGNLDSDPEEFARTLCDDLNITDPEVGPAIAVSIREQLYEIASQSVSAMREAARVSKKGRRAPEFASNSKAMNNSLDLFKYFGSKGSVVRKRKEWYLYEPVVDVVTNEEVGVTDATEEINSRNA